Proteins found in one Planctomycetes bacterium MalM25 genomic segment:
- a CDS encoding G8 domain protein gives MKKQSWLRSARARVGSPLRGAARLGIETLETRHLLSVTTAVASGDWDSPATWSAGVPDDTLRAVIPASRTVTLTGDDHVAKEIVVNGGVLAVAESPGVDKTLTSDWIHVNSGGVFQIGSQFNRYDANEFVVTLTGDDPTESFTIEGMGTITNNNGFLMAAGGGRLQFFGEEKLTFTKLAQTAEAGANQIVVEAFIDRDHNGSADINDGIVDWEVGDQIVIASSSRDYRDEEVRTITAATYQSDQTVLLTLDAPLGERHYGEIETYTRDGVRGDFNGDGVVNAIDYTLWRDHVGADTENKINGAGDGQNGIDAADHGVWADHFGGAAGPDTRTWDVDMRAEVALLNRNVRIEGLASQDTDNAFGDRARFNAGLSDGFGAHTMIMGSAGQITIDSVQFDRMGQTGRLGRYPIHWHLAGDRTGDVLRGASVTNSNNRGVTVHGTHNLLIENNVLHDIHGHGFFIEDAVETGNQFLANIAFGIHAIGSFGPDGPNEPDLSDPFIVDTHDHVGQNKTRFLSSAAFWVTNPDNDFIGNVVAGSEGTGYWFLFPEEAIGASASNPQYNNVRPDRVNLGRFEYNSSHSAPVGLNFDRGSDLEAPVGGTLKAAFDGDSYRPSVEPLVYHYTAYQHTTGIYHRARTGNFQEIRFADNFTGTFITFTQRITDSLYVGHSRGNADLSERVTGHTFYDGANTLDGTHFAGFTAANAHMLRTEAVAIRHTHFVMRNTSFEDDGSANNLSYSDPGGGLSSYSPIGKTMPSILYDEDGTLTSHVGGGPGSTVVPDHPFFYDAGDFKPAGWNARVSDDLYANFRMRSPSGQNPVFRVTSPDGDSGQDDPGNGQFAGTNTLLKMDAGDYTVDFPGGVNSASNGFDILYFAVNGPRTGSTVVRFPGIGATMSVGNRTLVADLNAVRSSSSTVWTRVGNDLYVNFFSVASESDRVNFVPGPSNPPDPPPTDALLLSAVEDAYIQQTSTLDDALLRIESSPSRTRTSYLKFDLPDTLERDIAGATLRLTVSGDAGDGLRIRVYEGGSNNWTENTLSPATAPVKTTLLDQITGNFVIGQTYVFDVSDSVVAGEEVSFVIDSDGATSGGDAAFASSENGNVAIRPQLAIELEAPPTVVLWDDMAPPSDTDGAAVSALADPFGTGMGTIGRWVTNGQAQYHNINPDGPDLDVSAYYGMTYTLSFDYYVDSTQPLSDDTVYLNAGYGPSNWTTMNSGAALDTWTTVSATGTIDPSGGSTINPLIIVNHKNTPSASPSFYIDNLLFMVETPASPVEAAPFAALTANAEPPATITTPSQAVRLTDDRARDEALLLIDPAATGTAEEEALASMASDREADSETVDTDEALLEALAI, from the coding sequence ATGAAGAAGCAATCTTGGCTTCGCAGCGCTCGTGCGCGCGTCGGTTCGCCGCTCCGGGGCGCCGCCCGCCTAGGGATCGAAACCCTCGAGACGCGCCATCTCCTCTCGGTCACCACGGCGGTCGCCAGCGGGGATTGGGACAGCCCCGCCACCTGGAGCGCCGGCGTGCCGGACGACACGCTCCGCGCGGTCATCCCGGCGTCGCGCACCGTGACGCTCACGGGCGACGACCACGTCGCCAAGGAGATCGTCGTCAACGGCGGCGTGCTCGCCGTCGCCGAGTCGCCCGGCGTCGACAAGACGCTCACCTCCGACTGGATCCACGTGAACAGCGGCGGCGTCTTCCAGATCGGCAGCCAGTTCAACCGGTACGACGCCAACGAGTTCGTCGTCACCCTCACCGGCGACGACCCGACCGAGTCGTTCACGATCGAGGGCATGGGGACGATCACCAACAACAACGGCTTCCTGATGGCGGCCGGCGGCGGGCGGCTCCAGTTCTTCGGCGAGGAGAAACTCACCTTCACCAAGCTCGCGCAGACGGCCGAGGCGGGCGCCAACCAGATCGTCGTCGAAGCCTTCATCGACCGCGACCACAACGGCTCCGCGGACATCAACGACGGGATCGTCGACTGGGAGGTCGGCGACCAGATCGTCATCGCCAGCTCGTCGCGCGACTACCGCGACGAGGAGGTCCGCACGATCACCGCCGCCACGTACCAGAGCGACCAGACCGTCCTGCTCACGCTCGACGCGCCGCTGGGCGAGCGGCACTACGGCGAGATCGAGACCTACACACGCGACGGCGTGCGCGGCGATTTCAACGGCGACGGCGTCGTGAACGCGATCGACTACACGCTCTGGCGCGATCACGTCGGCGCCGACACCGAGAACAAGATCAACGGGGCGGGCGACGGACAGAACGGGATCGACGCCGCCGACCACGGCGTGTGGGCCGACCACTTCGGCGGGGCCGCCGGCCCCGACACCCGCACGTGGGACGTCGACATGCGGGCGGAGGTCGCGTTGCTCAACCGCAACGTGCGGATCGAGGGCCTCGCCTCGCAGGACACCGACAACGCGTTCGGCGACCGGGCGCGTTTCAACGCGGGCCTGAGCGACGGCTTCGGCGCCCACACGATGATCATGGGCTCCGCCGGCCAGATCACGATCGACAGCGTGCAGTTCGACCGCATGGGCCAGACGGGCCGGCTGGGCCGCTACCCGATCCACTGGCACCTCGCGGGCGACCGGACGGGCGACGTCCTCCGCGGCGCGAGCGTCACCAACTCCAACAACCGCGGCGTCACCGTCCACGGCACGCACAACCTGCTGATCGAAAACAACGTCCTCCACGACATCCACGGCCACGGCTTCTTCATCGAAGACGCTGTCGAAACCGGGAACCAATTCCTCGCCAACATCGCCTTCGGGATTCACGCGATTGGCAGTTTCGGCCCCGACGGCCCCAACGAACCCGACCTGAGCGACCCTTTCATCGTCGATACCCACGACCACGTCGGTCAGAACAAGACACGCTTCTTAAGCTCCGCCGCCTTCTGGGTCACCAACCCGGACAACGACTTCATCGGCAACGTCGTGGCGGGCTCGGAGGGGACCGGCTACTGGTTCCTCTTCCCCGAGGAGGCGATCGGCGCCTCGGCGAGCAACCCTCAGTACAACAACGTGCGACCCGACCGCGTTAACCTTGGGCGGTTCGAGTACAACAGCTCGCACTCGGCGCCGGTCGGCCTGAACTTTGATCGGGGCAGCGACCTGGAGGCGCCCGTCGGTGGCACGCTCAAGGCCGCGTTCGACGGTGACTCCTACAGGCCGTCGGTCGAGCCACTTGTCTACCACTACACGGCTTATCAGCACACGACCGGCATCTACCACCGGGCCCGCACGGGCAACTTCCAGGAGATCCGGTTCGCCGACAACTTCACCGGTACGTTTATCACGTTCACGCAGCGTATCACCGACTCGCTGTACGTCGGGCACAGCCGGGGCAACGCCGACCTCAGCGAACGCGTGACTGGGCACACCTTCTACGACGGCGCAAACACACTCGACGGCACGCACTTCGCAGGCTTCACCGCCGCGAACGCACACATGCTCCGCACCGAAGCCGTGGCGATACGCCACACCCACTTCGTGATGCGGAACACGTCGTTCGAGGACGACGGCTCGGCCAACAACCTGAGTTACTCCGACCCGGGTGGCGGGCTGTCGTCGTACTCACCGATCGGCAAGACCATGCCCTCGATCCTTTATGACGAGGACGGCACGCTTACGTCGCATGTGGGGGGCGGTCCCGGTTCGACGGTGGTACCCGACCACCCGTTCTTCTACGACGCCGGCGATTTCAAGCCCGCGGGCTGGAACGCGCGTGTCTCGGACGACCTCTACGCGAACTTCCGGATGCGCTCGCCGAGCGGGCAGAACCCGGTTTTCCGGGTGACGTCGCCCGACGGGGACTCGGGGCAAGACGACCCGGGCAACGGGCAGTTCGCCGGGACGAACACCCTGCTGAAGATGGACGCCGGCGACTACACCGTCGACTTCCCGGGCGGAGTGAACAGCGCGTCCAACGGGTTCGACATCCTGTACTTCGCCGTCAACGGCCCGCGCACCGGATCGACCGTTGTGCGGTTCCCGGGCATCGGCGCCACGATGTCCGTCGGCAACCGGACGCTGGTCGCCGATCTCAACGCCGTGCGGAGCTCGTCTTCAACGGTCTGGACCCGGGTTGGCAACGATCTCTACGTCAACTTCTTCAGCGTCGCGTCCGAATCGGATCGGGTCAACTTCGTGCCCGGGCCCAGCAACCCACCCGATCCGCCCCCCACCGACGCCCTGCTGCTCTCCGCGGTTGAAGACGCCTACATCCAGCAGACCTCCACGCTCGACGACGCCCTGCTGCGCATCGAGAGCAGCCCGAGCCGCACCCGCACCTCCTACCTCAAGTTCGACCTGCCCGACACGTTGGAGAGGGACATCGCCGGCGCCACGCTCCGGCTGACCGTCTCGGGCGACGCGGGCGACGGCCTGCGGATCCGCGTGTACGAGGGGGGCTCGAACAACTGGACCGAGAACACGCTCTCGCCCGCCACCGCGCCGGTGAAGACGACGCTCCTCGACCAGATCACCGGGAACTTCGTGATCGGCCAGACTTACGTGTTCGACGTGTCAGACTCCGTGGTCGCCGGCGAGGAGGTCTCGTTCGTCATCGACAGCGACGGCGCGACCAGCGGCGGCGACGCGGCCTTCGCCTCGAGCGAGAACGGCAACGTCGCCATCCGGCCGCAGTTGGCGATTGAACTCGAAGCCCCCCCCACCGTGGTGCTCTGGGACGACATGGCGCCCCCCTCCGACACCGACGGCGCCGCGGTCAGCGCGCTCGCGGACCCCTTCGGCACGGGCATGGGGACGATCGGTCGGTGGGTCACCAACGGTCAGGCCCAGTACCACAACATCAACCCGGATGGCCCGGACCTCGACGTCAGCGCCTACTACGGGATGACCTACACCCTCTCGTTCGACTACTACGTCGATTCGACGCAGCCGCTCAGCGACGACACGGTCTACCTCAACGCGGGGTACGGCCCCTCCAACTGGACCACGATGAACTCCGGCGCGGCGCTCGACACCTGGACGACGGTCAGCGCGACGGGGACCATCGATCCGTCAGGCGGCTCGACGATCAACCCGCTGATCATCGTCAACCACAAGAACACGCCGAGCGCATCGCCCTCGTTTTATATCGACAACCTCCTGTTCATGGTCGAGACGCCAGCGAGCCCGGTCGAAGCGGCTCCCTTCGCCGCGCTGACCGCCAACGCCGAGCCCCCCGCAACGATCACCACGCCCAGCCAAGCGGTCCGCCTCACGGACGACCGCGCCCGCGACGAGGCGCTGCTGCTGATCGACCCGGCCGCCACGGGGACGGCCGAAGAGGAGGCCCTCGCCTCGATGGCGAGCGATCGCGAAGCGGACTCCGAAACGGTCGACACGGACGAAGCGCTGCTCGAGGCGTTGGCGATCTAG
- the atsA_1 gene encoding Arylsulfatase: MLARSYALIILASLLLAPPRAHGDEGPPNVVIVFIDDMGYADIGPFGCDAYPTPNLDRMAAEGRVFTDFHAATAVCSASRAALLTGCYPERVSILGALFPYARNGLNPDEVTIAELCRSRGYATACYGKWHLGDLPEFLPTRQGFDEYFGLPYSNDMWPYLYGRHDLSAGVRQYRGKPMPPLPLYEGEEIINPDVTPDDQKQLTTWYTEHAVEFIDRHAGERPFFLYVPHTMVHTPIYVSDQFAGKSGAGLYGDVVMELDWSVGQILAALERSGVDENTLVVFTSDNGPWLSFGDHGGSAGPLREGKGTMFEGGYREPCVMRWPDRIPAGTRTDEFATTMDLLPTIAGLIGAEPPADRPIDGRDILPLLTTGAPTPHEVFYCYYNRELRGVRDARWKLTLPHYSRTLGDRKPGSEGKQKGYKNEPVGIALYDLKNDVGETTDVAAEHPKIVARLLAHAEAARAELGDKLTGRQGARVRPGGWVPKP, from the coding sequence ATGCTCGCCCGCAGCTACGCCCTCATCATCCTGGCCTCCCTGCTCCTCGCCCCGCCCCGCGCGCACGGAGACGAGGGTCCGCCGAACGTGGTGATCGTCTTCATCGACGACATGGGCTACGCCGACATCGGCCCCTTCGGCTGCGACGCCTACCCCACGCCGAACCTCGACCGGATGGCGGCCGAGGGCCGGGTGTTCACCGACTTCCACGCGGCGACCGCGGTGTGCAGCGCCTCGCGAGCCGCCTTGCTGACCGGCTGCTACCCCGAGCGTGTCAGCATCCTCGGAGCGTTATTCCCCTACGCCCGCAACGGTTTGAACCCGGACGAGGTGACGATCGCCGAGCTGTGCAGGTCGCGCGGCTACGCGACCGCCTGCTACGGCAAGTGGCACCTGGGCGACCTGCCCGAGTTCCTGCCCACTCGGCAGGGATTCGACGAGTACTTCGGGCTGCCCTACTCGAACGACATGTGGCCTTACCTCTACGGGCGCCACGACCTGAGCGCCGGCGTCAGGCAGTACCGGGGAAAGCCGATGCCGCCGCTGCCGTTGTACGAGGGCGAGGAGATCATCAATCCGGACGTCACGCCCGACGACCAGAAGCAGCTCACCACGTGGTACACCGAGCACGCCGTCGAGTTCATCGACCGCCACGCGGGCGAGCGGCCGTTCTTCTTGTACGTGCCTCACACGATGGTCCACACCCCGATCTACGTGTCGGACCAGTTCGCCGGCAAGAGCGGCGCCGGGCTGTACGGCGATGTCGTGATGGAGCTCGATTGGTCGGTCGGGCAGATCCTCGCGGCGCTCGAACGCAGCGGGGTCGACGAGAACACGCTGGTCGTCTTCACCTCGGACAACGGGCCGTGGCTCAGCTTCGGCGACCACGGCGGCTCCGCCGGGCCGCTGCGCGAAGGGAAGGGGACGATGTTCGAAGGGGGCTACCGCGAGCCCTGCGTGATGCGGTGGCCCGACCGCATCCCGGCCGGCACACGGACCGACGAGTTCGCGACCACGATGGACCTGCTGCCGACAATCGCCGGGCTGATCGGCGCCGAGCCGCCCGCCGATCGCCCGATCGACGGCCGCGATATCCTGCCGCTGCTGACGACCGGCGCCCCCACGCCGCACGAGGTCTTCTACTGCTACTACAACCGCGAGCTGCGCGGTGTGCGGGACGCGCGGTGGAAGCTGACGCTTCCGCACTACTCGCGCACGCTCGGCGATCGCAAGCCGGGGTCGGAAGGCAAGCAGAAGGGCTACAAGAACGAGCCCGTCGGGATCGCGTTGTACGACCTGAAGAACGATGTTGGCGAGACGACCGACGTCGCCGCCGAACACCCGAAGATCGTCGCCCGCCTGCTGGCCCACGCGGAAGCGGCCCGGGCGGAACTTGGGGATAAGCTCACGGGTCGTCAGGGCGCCAGGGTGCGTCCCGGCGGGTGGGTTCCTAAGCCGTAG